The Candidatus Lokiarchaeota archaeon genome window below encodes:
- a CDS encoding tetratricopeptide repeat protein: protein MSLQNLLESVQKNIDEGNIKYALLDLKSAKGMAPDDWRVAYYYGRCYLETGELDKAIDNLKKAHDAQPIPTVSYFLANAYVRNKNWPEAATVAEGALAQEVGDTVTEAALNYILSGANMEQGNLDKAIAAAETAAELQPQDDDYKTHLERLRKAKG from the coding sequence GTGTCCCTCCAGAACTTACTCGAGAGTGTGCAGAAGAATATCGATGAAGGCAATATCAAGTACGCCCTGTTAGATTTGAAGTCAGCCAAAGGCATGGCTCCGGATGATTGGCGGGTAGCCTACTACTACGGTCGCTGTTATCTTGAGACCGGAGAGCTAGACAAAGCAATAGACAATTTGAAGAAGGCGCACGATGCTCAGCCAATCCCAACAGTCAGCTATTTCCTAGCTAATGCGTACGTCAGAAACAAGAACTGGCCCGAAGCGGCCACCGTTGCTGAAGGTGCATTAGCCCAAGAAGTGGGTGACACAGTCACTGAAGCCGCCCTCAACTACATTCTCTCAGGCGCGAATATGGAACAAGGCAATTTGGACAAGGCGATAGCCGCTGCTGAGACGGCTGCTGAGCTTCAGCCTCAGGACGACGATTACAAGACCCACTTGGAAAGGCTACGAAAGGCCAAAGGCTGA